A region from the Melioribacteraceae bacterium 4301-Me genome encodes:
- the rplL gene encoding 50S ribosomal protein L7/L12: MSEKIAEIVEKIKGLTLVEAAELKKALEDEFGVTAAAPVIMAGAPAAGAAAAPAEEKTEFDVILQSAGDKKINVIKVVRAHTGLGLKEAKDLVDGAPKTVKEAISKEEAEKIKKELEEAGATVQIK, encoded by the coding sequence ATGTCAGAAAAAATTGCTGAAATAGTAGAAAAAATTAAAGGGCTTACTTTAGTTGAAGCAGCTGAACTGAAAAAAGCCTTAGAAGATGAATTTGGAGTAACAGCTGCAGCACCAGTGATTATGGCAGGTGCACCGGCAGCTGGAGCAGCTGCAGCGCCTGCAGAAGAAAAAACCGAATTCGATGTTATACTTCAATCTGCTGGTGATAAGAAAATTAATGTAATTAAAGTAGTACGTGCTCATACGGGACTTGGTTTAAAAGAAGCAAAAGATTTAGTAGATGGTGCTCCAAAAACTGTTAAAGAAGCTATATCTAAGGAAGAGGCTGAAAAGATCAAAAAAGAGCTTGAAGAGGCAGGTGCAACTGTTCAAATAAAGTAA
- the rplJ gene encoding 50S ribosomal protein L10, with amino-acid sequence MKKTEKAEVISQIKELINNSTGVFLVDYSGINVADINSLRRSFKQEGVTYKVLKNTLFRKALEETGGYDKLLENLVGMTGVAFAGENFVAPAKIIKKYYDENKKFSFKGCYIESTYYDANQLDTLASMPTKDEIMASIIGSVGSPASGIVGAINSVIRDLVSVVDQISKKQAA; translated from the coding sequence ATGAAAAAAACTGAAAAAGCCGAGGTCATATCGCAGATTAAAGAGTTAATTAACAATTCTACTGGTGTTTTCCTTGTTGATTATAGCGGAATTAACGTCGCTGATATTAATTCCTTGCGTAGGTCATTTAAACAAGAGGGTGTAACTTATAAGGTGTTGAAAAATACTCTTTTTAGAAAGGCACTCGAAGAAACCGGTGGATATGATAAATTACTTGAAAATCTTGTTGGTATGACGGGTGTAGCGTTTGCGGGGGAAAACTTTGTAGCTCCTGCAAAAATTATAAAAAAATATTACGACGAAAATAAAAAATTCTCGTTCAAGGGATGTTATATTGAATCGACCTATTACGATGCTAATCAACTGGATACATTAGCTTCTATGCCTACGAAAGATGAAATCATGGCAAGTATTATTGGCAGTGTTGGATCGCCCGCATCTGGAATAGTAGGCGCTATTAATTCTGTTATAAGAGATTTGGTAAGTGTTGTTGACCAAATAAGCAAAAAACAAGCAGCATAA
- the rpoB gene encoding DNA-directed RNA polymerase subunit beta produces the protein MEKNKINKTTNRISFGSIVPALKVPDLLNIQLESFEDFLQLKTPPSKRENKGLQAVFNVNFPIFDNKEFYRLDFIEYNVEKPRFSIAECEERGLTYSAPLKAKLRLSTKDDETGEYINSVEQEVYLGNLPFMTERGTFIINGAERVVVSQLHRSPGVAFSQTVHPNGTPIYSARIIPFRGSWVEFATDINNVLYVYIDRRKKFPSTTLLRALGYETDEQILNLFNLIEEVPVKKLNIDDHTGRISAEDVIDTQTGEIYVAKEGQLTEEVIESIKKSPIHSVKLISLETSFEQDLIINTLKKDTSTNKEEALYAIYRQLRSGEAPDLETAQGLIDKLFFNEKRYDLGEVGRFRMNDKLNLNIPSNVKVLTLEDIIAIMKNIIKLKNGNVPVDDIDHLGNRRVRTVGEQLMQQYNVGLARMARTIKERMNMRDNENMQPQDLVNARTITSVINAFFGTNQLSQFMDQTNPLSELTHKRRVSALGPGGLTRERAGFEVRDVHHSHYGRLCPIETPEGPNIGLISSLTIYARVNNYGFLETPYRKVKDGKVTNSVDYLSADQEDEFTIAQANAPIDEQGKFINERVKCRRKGEFPVVAPEEVHYMDVAPAQIVSAAAALIPFLEHDDANRALMGSNMQRQAVPLLVPEAPIVGTGMEQKVARDSRSVIIAEDNGEVEYADACKIIVKYDTDPDDPLTIVNFDDERRVTYTLTKFAGTNQETCFNQKPVVFTGQKIKKGDVLADGPAIEKGELALGRNVSVAFMPWRGYNFEDAIIISERLVAEDVFTSIHIEEFELQVRETKRGEEELTRDIPNVSEEATKDLDEFGIVREGAEVKEGDILIGKITPKGETDPTPEEKLLKAIFGDKAGDVKDASLKAPPGLKGTVIKTRLFSRKRKDAESKKIEKKQLEALDADYEKKKKHYYNKLVDKLTKITLGKTTTGIRDLEGAIVLRSGSLIKETTFSSFEDVTKLDYTQDWFERKQTNELIKTLYTNYFNLLSDIEEDYKREKLKIQSGDELPPGIVQLAKVYVAKKRKLSVGDKMAGRHGNKGVVAKIVPVEDMPYHEDGTPVDIVLNPLGVPSRMNLGQLYETALGWVGHKLGVKFETPIFDGAKVTDVEEWIKKADLYEGSKTWLYDGRTGERFHQKVTCGYIYMMKLGHMVDDKIHARSIGPYSLITQQPLGGKAQFGGQRFGEMEVWALEGYGAAHTLREILTVKSDDVAGRAKTYESIVKGENIAEPNIPEAFNVMIKELQGLGLNVKIN, from the coding sequence TTGGAAAAAAATAAAATTAACAAAACTACGAATAGAATTTCGTTTGGTTCGATTGTTCCAGCATTGAAGGTTCCGGATTTACTTAATATTCAACTTGAGTCGTTTGAAGATTTTCTTCAGCTAAAAACTCCGCCTTCTAAGCGAGAGAACAAAGGGCTTCAAGCAGTTTTTAATGTAAATTTTCCCATCTTCGATAACAAAGAGTTCTATCGCCTTGATTTTATTGAATACAATGTTGAAAAGCCAAGATTTTCTATAGCTGAATGTGAAGAAAGAGGTCTAACTTACTCCGCTCCTCTAAAAGCTAAATTGAGACTTTCTACTAAAGACGATGAGACTGGTGAGTACATTAATTCCGTTGAACAAGAGGTTTATCTTGGTAATTTGCCTTTTATGACCGAACGAGGTACATTTATTATTAACGGCGCTGAAAGAGTTGTTGTAAGCCAGCTTCACCGCTCACCCGGGGTCGCTTTCTCTCAAACTGTTCACCCTAATGGAACTCCAATATATTCAGCAAGAATAATTCCTTTTAGAGGTTCGTGGGTTGAGTTCGCTACTGATATTAATAATGTACTTTATGTTTATATAGATAGAAGAAAAAAATTCCCATCTACTACTTTGCTTAGAGCTTTGGGCTATGAGACCGACGAGCAAATCTTAAATCTGTTTAATCTTATAGAAGAAGTCCCTGTAAAAAAATTAAATATAGACGATCATACTGGTAGAATTTCCGCCGAAGATGTGATCGATACCCAAACTGGTGAAATTTATGTTGCAAAAGAAGGACAATTAACTGAAGAAGTAATTGAAAGTATAAAGAAATCGCCTATTCATTCCGTCAAATTGATTAGTCTTGAAACCTCATTTGAACAAGACTTAATTATAAATACGCTTAAGAAAGATACTTCTACTAATAAAGAGGAAGCTCTTTATGCTATTTATCGTCAACTAAGATCAGGAGAAGCACCTGATTTGGAAACTGCCCAAGGTCTAATTGATAAATTGTTCTTTAATGAAAAAAGATATGACTTGGGAGAAGTAGGCCGTTTTAGAATGAATGATAAACTGAATTTAAACATCCCTTCTAATGTTAAAGTGCTTACTCTTGAGGACATTATTGCAATAATGAAAAATATTATTAAACTAAAAAATGGTAATGTCCCTGTAGACGATATTGACCACCTTGGTAATAGAAGAGTTAGAACTGTGGGCGAGCAATTAATGCAACAGTATAATGTTGGTCTTGCAAGAATGGCAAGAACAATAAAAGAAAGAATGAATATGCGTGATAACGAAAATATGCAGCCACAGGACCTTGTAAATGCAAGAACAATTACAAGTGTAATAAATGCTTTCTTTGGGACTAATCAATTGTCCCAGTTTATGGACCAGACAAATCCACTTTCTGAACTGACTCACAAGCGCAGAGTGTCAGCCTTAGGTCCAGGTGGCTTAACAAGAGAAAGAGCAGGCTTTGAAGTAAGAGACGTTCATCATTCCCATTATGGTAGACTTTGTCCAATTGAAACACCTGAAGGTCCAAACATAGGACTTATTTCCTCATTAACAATTTATGCAAGAGTAAATAATTATGGATTTCTTGAAACCCCCTACAGAAAAGTAAAAGATGGAAAGGTTACTAACAGTGTTGACTACTTAAGCGCTGATCAGGAAGACGAATTTACAATAGCTCAAGCTAATGCTCCAATCGATGAGCAGGGTAAATTTATCAATGAAAGAGTAAAATGTAGACGCAAGGGAGAATTCCCAGTAGTTGCACCTGAGGAAGTTCACTATATGGATGTTGCCCCTGCTCAAATAGTTAGTGCAGCTGCTGCCTTAATTCCGTTCTTAGAACATGATGATGCAAATAGAGCATTAATGGGCTCGAACATGCAACGTCAAGCAGTGCCACTATTAGTACCTGAGGCACCAATTGTTGGTACAGGTATGGAACAAAAAGTTGCAAGAGACTCGCGTTCTGTAATAATCGCTGAAGATAATGGAGAGGTTGAATATGCTGATGCTTGTAAAATTATTGTAAAATACGATACAGACCCTGATGATCCACTTACAATAGTAAATTTTGATGATGAAAGGAGAGTTACTTACACTTTAACAAAATTTGCTGGGACTAATCAAGAAACATGTTTCAATCAAAAACCGGTTGTTTTTACGGGTCAAAAAATTAAAAAGGGCGATGTACTTGCCGATGGTCCGGCTATTGAAAAAGGAGAATTAGCATTAGGAAGAAATGTCTCTGTAGCATTCATGCCTTGGCGTGGCTATAATTTTGAGGATGCAATTATTATTAGTGAAAGATTAGTTGCTGAGGATGTTTTTACTTCAATTCATATAGAAGAATTTGAATTACAAGTAAGAGAAACAAAAAGAGGAGAAGAAGAACTTACGAGAGATATCCCTAATGTAAGTGAAGAAGCAACTAAAGATTTAGATGAGTTTGGTATTGTGAGAGAAGGTGCTGAAGTAAAGGAAGGGGATATACTAATTGGGAAAATTACACCTAAAGGGGAAACGGACCCAACCCCCGAAGAAAAATTATTAAAAGCAATATTTGGTGATAAAGCTGGAGATGTAAAGGACGCTTCGCTCAAAGCGCCTCCAGGTCTTAAAGGCACCGTAATTAAAACAAGATTATTTAGCAGAAAGCGCAAAGATGCAGAATCTAAAAAAATTGAAAAGAAGCAGTTAGAAGCGTTAGATGCTGACTATGAGAAAAAGAAAAAACATTATTACAATAAATTAGTTGATAAATTGACTAAAATTACACTTGGCAAAACAACAACTGGAATAAGAGACTTAGAAGGTGCGATAGTTTTAAGAAGTGGCTCTTTAATTAAAGAAACTACTTTTTCTTCATTCGAAGATGTTACGAAATTAGATTACACTCAAGATTGGTTTGAAAGGAAACAAACTAACGAGTTAATTAAAACTCTTTATACTAACTATTTTAATCTTCTTTCTGATATAGAAGAAGACTATAAAAGAGAGAAATTGAAAATCCAATCCGGTGATGAGCTGCCGCCAGGAATTGTACAGCTTGCAAAAGTTTATGTAGCAAAGAAAAGAAAATTATCTGTAGGCGATAAAATGGCAGGCAGACATGGTAATAAGGGTGTTGTTGCCAAAATTGTTCCTGTAGAAGATATGCCTTATCATGAAGATGGTACACCAGTTGACATAGTTCTTAATCCATTAGGCGTTCCATCAAGAATGAATCTTGGCCAGCTGTATGAAACTGCTCTTGGATGGGTTGGTCATAAATTAGGCGTAAAATTTGAAACTCCAATTTTTGACGGCGCTAAGGTTACCGATGTAGAGGAATGGATTAAAAAAGCTGATTTGTATGAAGGAAGTAAAACATGGTTATACGATGGCAGAACGGGCGAAAGATTTCATCAAAAGGTAACATGCGGCTATATCTACATGATGAAATTAGGTCATATGGTTGATGATAAAATCCACGCAAGATCAATAGGTCCTTATTCACTGATAACTCAACAACCGCTTGGCGGTAAAGCACAATTTGGTGGACAAAGATTTGGCGAAATGGAAGTATGGGCTCTTGAAGGCTATGGTGCTGCTCATACTCTTAGAGAAATACTTACTGTGAAGAGTGATGATGTGGCCGGAAGAGCAAAAACTTATGAGTCTATTGTTAAAGGAGAAAATATAGCTGAACCAAATATTCCTGAAGCCTTTAATGTTATGATTAAAGAACTACAAGGCCTGGGCCTTAACGTAAAAATTAACTAG
- the rplA gene encoding 50S ribosomal protein L1: MKPTTKRNKDIIKKVDLQKEYTLEEAVKILKEISKVKFTESLDCAVRLGVDPRHADQMVRGTVSLPHGTGKKVKVLVIAKGSLAEEALKAGADYAGFEEYIEKIKNGWSDVDVIIATPDTMGEVGKLGKVLGPKGLMPNPKSGTVTNDVAKAVKEIKAGKIEFRVDKAGIVHSSLGKLSFSHEQLVENTRSFLQTIVKLKPSSAKGQYIKSVYLSTTMGPGLKITKDEPSIATK, translated from the coding sequence ATGAAACCAACTACAAAAAGAAACAAAGATATTATTAAAAAGGTTGACCTACAAAAAGAATATACCTTAGAAGAAGCCGTGAAAATTTTGAAAGAAATTTCTAAGGTTAAATTTACTGAGTCGTTAGACTGCGCTGTTAGATTGGGTGTCGACCCTCGTCATGCTGACCAAATGGTACGTGGAACTGTATCCTTACCCCATGGGACAGGTAAAAAAGTTAAAGTTCTTGTAATTGCAAAAGGTTCGCTGGCGGAAGAAGCACTTAAAGCTGGAGCAGATTACGCTGGCTTCGAAGAATATATAGAAAAAATAAAAAATGGTTGGTCTGATGTTGATGTTATAATTGCAACACCTGATACAATGGGCGAGGTAGGTAAATTAGGTAAAGTCCTTGGTCCCAAAGGTTTAATGCCTAATCCTAAAAGCGGCACTGTTACAAATGACGTTGCTAAAGCAGTTAAAGAAATTAAGGCGGGTAAAATAGAGTTTAGAGTTGATAAAGCTGGAATTGTTCACTCTTCTCTTGGTAAATTGTCGTTTTCTCATGAACAATTAGTAGAAAATACTCGTTCATTTTTGCAAACAATTGTGAAATTAAAGCCTTCTTCTGCAAAAGGACAGTATATTAAAAGTGTGTACTTATCTACTACTATGGGACCAGGTTTAAAAATCACTAAAGATGAACCAAGTATTGCAACTAAATAA